In Halapricum desulfuricans, a single window of DNA contains:
- the thpR gene encoding RNA 2',3'-cyclic phosphodiesterase, which produces MSKRLFVSVDLDGLAAEVEAVQELFEGASGLKSVDPAQAHVTLKFLGDTDEDRIPSLIEELETAVEGSGVDPFEATFGGLGVFPSIEYISVVWLGVREGGDRLTALHEAIEDRAVGMGFDPEDHEFTPHVTIARMNHAGGKELVQEIVRERDPDVGSLRVEEVRLTESTLTNDGPEYSTLESFEL; this is translated from the coding sequence ATGAGCAAGCGACTGTTCGTCAGCGTCGACCTCGACGGACTGGCCGCGGAAGTCGAAGCCGTGCAGGAGCTGTTCGAGGGCGCAAGCGGGCTGAAATCCGTCGATCCAGCCCAGGCACACGTCACGCTGAAGTTCCTCGGAGACACGGACGAGGATCGGATACCCTCGCTGATCGAGGAACTGGAAACAGCTGTCGAGGGTTCCGGTGTCGACCCGTTCGAGGCGACGTTCGGCGGCCTCGGCGTGTTCCCCTCGATAGAGTACATCAGCGTCGTCTGGCTGGGCGTCCGCGAGGGCGGCGACCGGCTGACCGCCCTGCACGAGGCGATCGAGGACCGGGCCGTCGGAATGGGCTTCGATCCGGAAGACCACGAGTTCACGCCCCACGTCACGATCGCGCGGATGAACCACGCCGGTGGCAAGGAACTGGTTCAGGAGATCGTGCGCGAGCGCGACCCCGACGTCGGATCCCTCCGCGTCGAAGAGGTCCGACTCACCGAGAGTACCCTCACGAACGACGGCCCCGAGTACTCGACGCTCGAATCGTTCGAATTGTAA
- a CDS encoding ZIP family metal transporter, with protein sequence MDLWFNLTLVFVAGLITALATGLGAIPFFLVEKIGDRWNVGLWGFASGIMVAASVFGLIFEGLQNGGSQPAPKLVAGLLTGVVLVVVSHRLLSDSDIDPQEYEEADFKKLVLILGILTVHSFPEGIAVGVSFAELGFEGVEGIVVAGQLVPLLAIFMTVAISIHNVPEGIAISIPLRSMGVNEWRMVGWAVFSSLPQPIGAVIAFAFVRVAREFLPFGFGFAAGAMIYLVLTEFIPEALDQGEGLPGGGRRELIVGVASGVALMVPLAFI encoded by the coding sequence ATGGATCTCTGGTTCAATCTGACGCTGGTGTTCGTCGCGGGGTTGATCACCGCGCTGGCGACGGGGCTCGGTGCGATCCCGTTTTTCCTGGTCGAGAAGATCGGCGACCGCTGGAACGTCGGGCTGTGGGGGTTCGCGTCGGGGATCATGGTCGCGGCGTCGGTGTTCGGGTTGATCTTTGAGGGGCTGCAAAACGGCGGTAGTCAGCCGGCCCCCAAGCTCGTCGCCGGACTGCTCACCGGCGTCGTGCTGGTCGTCGTGAGCCACCGGCTCCTCTCCGACAGCGATATCGACCCACAGGAGTACGAGGAGGCGGATTTCAAGAAGCTCGTCCTGATCCTGGGGATTCTGACCGTGCACAGCTTCCCCGAAGGGATCGCGGTCGGGGTGTCCTTCGCCGAGCTGGGCTTCGAGGGCGTCGAGGGGATCGTCGTCGCCGGGCAACTCGTTCCGCTGCTGGCGATATTCATGACGGTCGCGATCTCGATCCACAACGTTCCCGAGGGGATCGCGATCTCGATCCCGCTACGGTCGATGGGCGTCAACGAGTGGCGAATGGTCGGCTGGGCGGTCTTCTCCAGTCTCCCGCAACCGATCGGGGCCGTCATCGCGTTCGCGTTCGTCCGGGTCGCCCGGGAGTTCCTGCCGTTCGGCTTCGGGTTCGCCGCCGGGGCGATGATCTATCTCGTCCTCACTGAGTTCATCCCGGAAGCACTCGATCAGGGAGAGGGTCTGCCCGGCGGCGGGCGCCGGGAACTGATCGTCGGCGTCGCTTCCGGCGTCGCACTGATGGTGCCGCTTGCGTTCATCTAG
- a CDS encoding twin-arginine translocation signal domain-containing protein, with the protein MRRRRFLTAAATGAVVGTAGCMGGEVVFSKNGTVNVPSGSGKVLELPPEGEEIEYTARDDRPFVVYVFEREDAVETYRAYVKDRDNDDMPSERPTGLDSLGGQAIKLQDDLYQSSTEERAREPLNADGTVYFVLDNSNYEDTVSAHSDPLSIQLDLKVVASSLPI; encoded by the coding sequence ATGCGGCGTCGTAGATTCCTCACGGCAGCGGCGACCGGGGCAGTCGTCGGCACTGCCGGCTGTATGGGTGGTGAAGTCGTCTTCTCGAAGAACGGGACAGTCAACGTTCCATCCGGATCCGGTAAAGTATTGGAACTCCCGCCGGAGGGTGAGGAGATCGAATACACGGCACGCGACGATAGGCCGTTCGTGGTGTACGTCTTCGAGCGCGAAGACGCGGTCGAGACGTACCGAGCCTACGTCAAGGACAGAGACAACGACGACATGCCCTCGGAGCGACCGACGGGACTCGATTCGCTGGGCGGCCAGGCGATCAAGCTCCAGGACGACCTCTATCAGTCCTCGACCGAAGAACGGGCCCGGGAACCGCTGAACGCCGACGGGACGGTGTACTTCGTGCTCGATAACTCCAATTACGAGGACACGGTGTCCGCACACTCGGACCCGCTGTCGATCCAGCTCGATCTGAAAGTCGTCGCAAGTAGCTTGCCGATCTAG
- a CDS encoding 50S ribosomal protein L39e: MGKKSKGKKKRLAKLDRQNSRVPAWVVMKTDRDVQRNPKRRHWRRSDTDE, encoded by the coding sequence ATGGGCAAGAAATCCAAGGGCAAGAAGAAGCGCCTGGCGAAACTGGATCGACAGAACAGCCGCGTTCCGGCGTGGGTCGTCATGAAGACCGACCGGGACGTGCAGCGAAACCCCAAGCGACGCCACTGGCGACGCAGTGACACTGACGAATAA
- a CDS encoding 50S ribosomal protein L31e, producing the protein MSASDFEERVVTVPLRDAKAAPKQERADKAMAIMREHLAKQFSVPEDAVRLDPSLNEAVWSRSRSKPPSKLRVRAARFEEEGEAVVEAEPAE; encoded by the coding sequence ATGAGCGCGAGTGATTTCGAGGAGCGGGTCGTCACGGTCCCGCTTCGCGACGCGAAGGCAGCACCGAAACAGGAGCGAGCGGACAAGGCGATGGCGATCATGCGCGAGCATCTCGCAAAGCAGTTCTCCGTCCCGGAAGACGCCGTCCGGCTGGACCCGTCGCTCAACGAGGCGGTCTGGTCGCGCAGTCGCTCGAAGCCGCCGAGCAAGCTTCGGGTCCGGGCCGCTCGCTTCGAGGAGGAAGGCGAGGCGGTCGTCGAGGCCGAACCGGCCGAGTAG
- a CDS encoding translation initiation factor IF-6, with the protein MPRASFSGSSYVGVFARATDDCLLIRPDLDSDIVSTVVDALAVSPVETTVGGSGTVGALATGNENGLLVSSRITDRERDRIADALDRPVVELPGRINAAGNVVLANDTGAYVHPDLSREAVLAVKDALDVPVERGVIAGVETVGTAAVATNRGVLAHPKATDGELDALEDLLDVPADIGTINYGGPLVGSGLVANDAGYVAGQDTTGPELGRIEDALGYI; encoded by the coding sequence GTGCCCCGCGCTTCCTTCTCCGGGTCGTCGTACGTCGGTGTCTTCGCCCGCGCCACCGACGACTGTCTGCTCATCCGGCCGGACCTCGATAGCGATATCGTCTCGACCGTCGTCGACGCGCTCGCCGTCTCGCCCGTCGAGACAACTGTCGGCGGATCGGGGACGGTCGGCGCGCTAGCTACCGGCAACGAGAACGGACTGCTTGTCAGCAGCCGGATCACCGACCGGGAACGCGATCGGATCGCCGACGCGCTCGATCGGCCGGTCGTCGAACTCCCTGGTCGGATCAACGCCGCCGGCAACGTCGTGCTGGCCAACGACACCGGCGCGTACGTCCACCCCGACCTCTCGCGGGAGGCCGTGCTCGCGGTCAAGGACGCGCTCGACGTGCCCGTCGAACGCGGCGTCATCGCCGGCGTCGAGACCGTCGGAACGGCAGCGGTCGCTACCAACAGGGGCGTGCTCGCCCACCCGAAAGCGACTGACGGCGAACTCGACGCGCTGGAAGACCTGCTCGACGTGCCGGCCGATATCGGGACGATCAATTACGGCGGCCCGCTTGTCGGCTCCGGACTGGTGGCCAACGACGCCGGGTACGTCGCCGGGCAGGACACGACCGGTCCGGAACTCGGTCGCATCGAGGACGCGCTGGGATACATCTAG
- a CDS encoding alpha/beta fold hydrolase → MKLRNLVAAGVGGLGLVAAGNRLLQANAEELEPPLPGDLRSYRWRGFEVGYTKAGDPEDPTLVLVHGINAAATSREFEPVFESLAEEYHVLAPDLPGFGTADRPPLLYSGPLYEQFLVDFLKDLTDEPTVVASGLSGAYTTLAARDLDVSELVLICPTDTTMGGDGKRTWVRSLLRSPLVGQALFNALVSKRSMTHFHADHGYYDMDNLTAERLDYEWHAAHQEGARFAPASFLGGFLDPDESLEDGLRDVDAPVTLVWGRDASTTPLSAARSLADASDAKLVVFDEATLLPHVEHPQQFVELLLEE, encoded by the coding sequence ATGAAGCTTCGGAATCTCGTCGCCGCCGGCGTCGGTGGACTCGGCCTCGTTGCCGCGGGCAATCGGCTCCTGCAGGCGAACGCCGAAGAACTCGAACCGCCGCTGCCGGGCGACCTGCGCTCGTATCGCTGGCGCGGCTTCGAGGTCGGGTACACGAAGGCCGGCGACCCCGAGGACCCCACGCTCGTGTTGGTCCACGGGATCAACGCCGCCGCGACCAGCCGCGAGTTCGAACCCGTCTTCGAGTCGCTTGCCGAGGAGTATCACGTCCTCGCACCCGACCTGCCCGGATTCGGCACCGCCGATCGCCCGCCGCTTTTGTACTCCGGGCCGCTGTACGAGCAGTTCCTCGTGGACTTCCTCAAGGACCTGACCGACGAGCCGACGGTCGTCGCGTCGGGACTATCGGGCGCCTATACCACTCTCGCGGCGCGTGATCTCGACGTCTCGGAACTGGTGTTGATCTGCCCGACCGACACGACGATGGGCGGGGACGGCAAGCGGACCTGGGTGCGGTCGCTGCTCCGGTCGCCGCTGGTCGGACAGGCGCTGTTCAACGCGCTGGTCAGCAAGCGTTCGATGACTCACTTCCACGCCGATCACGGCTACTACGACATGGACAACCTCACCGCCGAGCGACTCGACTACGAGTGGCACGCTGCCCATCAGGAGGGCGCGCGGTTCGCCCCGGCGTCGTTCCTCGGTGGCTTCCTCGACCCGGACGAGTCACTCGAAGACGGGCTTCGAGACGTCGACGCGCCGGTCACGCTCGTGTGGGGGCGGGACGCCTCGACGACGCCGCTGTCGGCGGCTCGGTCGCTGGCCGACGCGAGCGACGCGAAACTGGTCGTCTTCGACGAGGCGACGCTCCTCCCGCACGTCGAGCATCCCCAACAGTTCGTCGAGTTACTCCTCGAGGAGTGA
- a CDS encoding DUF7111 family protein translates to MTTSVTENGITARYEETETERLLVFEREGATAAIAQNIGGYAMLKVRPSADGDELERYYGFDMALDHAAELLGVSPHDLPVPAPADDMGM, encoded by the coding sequence ATGACCACGTCCGTCACCGAGAACGGGATCACGGCACGCTACGAGGAGACCGAGACCGAGCGCCTGCTCGTCTTCGAGCGCGAGGGCGCGACGGCCGCGATCGCTCAGAACATCGGCGGCTACGCCATGCTGAAGGTGCGGCCGAGCGCCGACGGCGACGAACTTGAGCGCTACTACGGGTTCGACATGGCGCTCGATCACGCCGCCGAGTTGCTCGGCGTCTCGCCACACGACCTGCCGGTCCCCGCGCCCGCCGACGACATGGGAATGTGA
- a CDS encoding mechanosensitive ion channel family protein, with amino-acid sequence MLPVLQQGLPTSIDQFTSQYGDLLVSFGVTVLSFVVTFLILYFVGKPILVRITKRALNAREFSSSIVSLGSSIAGTIAVFGAVAIAAVVAGFPVILSAFATIFAALALGFAFAASDIVENFIAGIFIIKDKPFEVGDYIEWDGNGGVVREISLRVSKLDTWDNEQVTVPNGDLANGTVTNPMANETRRVTFDFGIEYDASIKDARSIILEEAAKIDGVLDDPEPTAPVTGLADSAVVLNGRVWINPQETGAGGVKHKLVENVKRRFDAEGIGMPYPYTELTGAIEVEQIGHDGAVADD; translated from the coding sequence ATGTTGCCAGTGTTACAGCAGGGGCTACCGACAAGTATCGATCAGTTCACCAGCCAGTACGGAGACTTGCTCGTCTCGTTTGGAGTCACAGTACTGTCGTTCGTTGTGACGTTCTTGATTCTCTATTTCGTCGGCAAACCGATTCTCGTCCGCATTACCAAGCGAGCGCTCAACGCACGGGAGTTCTCGTCGTCGATCGTGAGTCTCGGGTCGAGTATCGCCGGGACAATCGCCGTCTTCGGGGCGGTAGCGATCGCCGCGGTCGTCGCCGGGTTCCCGGTGATCCTCTCGGCGTTCGCGACGATCTTCGCCGCCCTCGCACTCGGATTCGCCTTCGCCGCCAGCGACATCGTGGAGAACTTCATCGCCGGCATCTTCATCATCAAGGACAAGCCCTTCGAGGTCGGCGACTACATCGAGTGGGACGGCAACGGCGGGGTCGTCCGCGAGATCAGCCTCCGCGTGTCGAAACTCGACACGTGGGACAACGAGCAAGTGACCGTCCCGAACGGCGATCTGGCGAACGGCACCGTCACCAATCCGATGGCCAACGAGACGCGCCGGGTCACCTTCGACTTCGGGATCGAGTACGACGCGAGCATCAAAGACGCCCGGTCGATCATTCTCGAAGAGGCAGCGAAGATCGACGGCGTCCTCGACGATCCGGAGCCGACCGCCCCCGTCACCGGACTCGCGGACTCCGCGGTCGTCCTCAACGGCCGCGTGTGGATCAACCCACAGGAAACCGGTGCCGGCGGCGTCAAGCACAAACTCGTCGAGAACGTCAAACGGCGGTTCGACGCGGAAGGGATCGGGATGCCGTATCCGTACACGGAACTCACCGGCGCTATCGAAGTCGAACAGATCGGACACGACGGCGCTGTCGCCGACGACTGA
- a CDS encoding endonuclease V — translation MEPVRPAFVPDPSLSREAMEALQDEIATAAVFDDDLTFDPGDVTVDRDGDQRSLVDAEPPVIAGVDQAFLGDDRAVSAAVALRAGEVIDEATAVAETEIPYIPGLLSFREGNAVLAALQSLSVTPDLTVIDGSGRIHFRQAGLATHVGVTLDRPTVGVAKNLLCGTPREPLPDRLPEGARIAIKSDADVTAPDGTVIGYAYQSRQYDRGSTSINPLYVSPGHRISAETAVDVVERTCDGYKLPEPTRLADALADKAKADFE, via the coding sequence ATGGAGCCCGTCCGACCTGCGTTCGTCCCCGATCCGTCGCTGTCCCGCGAGGCGATGGAAGCGCTGCAGGACGAGATCGCTACAGCCGCTGTTTTCGATGACGATCTAACCTTCGATCCCGGAGACGTCACGGTCGATCGGGACGGCGATCAGCGCTCGCTCGTCGACGCCGAGCCGCCGGTGATCGCCGGTGTCGATCAGGCTTTTCTCGGTGACGACCGCGCGGTCAGCGCCGCCGTCGCGCTCCGCGCGGGCGAGGTGATCGACGAGGCCACGGCCGTCGCAGAGACGGAGATTCCCTACATCCCCGGACTGCTGAGTTTTCGGGAGGGTAACGCCGTCCTCGCGGCCCTGCAGTCGCTGTCAGTCACCCCCGATCTGACTGTCATCGACGGGAGCGGCCGGATTCACTTCCGGCAGGCCGGGCTGGCGACCCACGTCGGCGTCACGCTCGATCGCCCGACCGTCGGCGTCGCGAAGAACCTCCTCTGTGGGACGCCCCGAGAGCCGCTTCCCGACCGGTTGCCTGAGGGCGCACGGATCGCGATCAAGTCCGACGCGGACGTGACCGCGCCGGACGGGACCGTGATCGGCTACGCCTACCAGAGCCGTCAGTACGACCGCGGCTCGACCTCGATCAATCCGCTATACGTCAGTCCCGGCCATCGGATCAGCGCCGAGACGGCCGTCGATGTCGTCGAACGGACCTGCGACGGCTACAAACTCCCGGAGCCGACGCGACTGGCCGACGCGCTCGCCGACAAGGCCAAAGCCGATTTCGAGTAG
- a CDS encoding rhomboid family intramembrane serine protease — MATCDVCGKQTNMPYQCRHCGGTFCADHRLPENHDCPGLDDWNDPGGVFDSGFDASVETPQTSGSNGLAARLGLGGVGGPLGYFRGNMTYVFLGAMWITFILQAVVLTVGSNQLHRTLFVLTPQHPEYVWTWVTSIFAHGDFGHIAVNSIVIFFFGRLVEDYVGSRDFSALFIASGAIAGLGQVALQIYEGFGVISGAGGVVGASGAGLAIMGVLTILNPNLRVYLYFLLPIPIWVLTAGFAVISALGVFGPSLTGSNVADLAHLLGLLIGLAYGQRVKGRVRAPNQLQFGGGGPGGPGGPGGPGRGRGPF; from the coding sequence ATGGCGACTTGCGACGTGTGTGGCAAGCAGACGAACATGCCGTATCAGTGCCGTCACTGCGGCGGAACGTTCTGTGCCGATCACCGCCTCCCGGAGAACCACGACTGTCCGGGACTGGACGACTGGAACGACCCCGGGGGCGTCTTCGACAGCGGCTTCGACGCCAGCGTGGAGACGCCACAGACCAGTGGCTCCAACGGGCTCGCCGCCCGACTGGGACTGGGCGGTGTCGGCGGGCCGCTCGGGTACTTCCGAGGGAACATGACCTACGTCTTCCTCGGGGCGATGTGGATCACGTTCATCCTGCAGGCGGTCGTCCTCACGGTCGGCAGCAACCAGCTCCACCGGACGCTGTTCGTCCTCACTCCGCAGCACCCCGAATACGTCTGGACGTGGGTGACATCGATCTTCGCGCACGGTGACTTCGGCCACATCGCGGTCAACAGCATCGTGATATTCTTTTTCGGCCGACTCGTCGAGGACTACGTCGGATCGCGGGACTTCAGCGCTCTGTTCATCGCGAGTGGCGCGATAGCCGGCCTCGGTCAGGTTGCCCTCCAGATCTACGAGGGATTCGGCGTCATCTCGGGCGCTGGCGGCGTCGTTGGTGCCAGCGGGGCGGGACTTGCCATCATGGGCGTGCTGACGATCCTCAACCCGAACTTGCGCGTCTACCTGTACTTCCTGCTGCCGATCCCGATCTGGGTTCTCACTGCCGGGTTTGCGGTCATAAGTGCGCTCGGCGTCTTCGGCCCGAGTCTCACTGGGAGTAACGTCGCCGACCTGGCCCACCTCCTCGGCCTGTTGATCGGGCTCGCGTACGGCCAGCGAGTCAAGGGTCGCGTTCGCGCGCCCAACCAGTTGCAGTTCGGCGGTGGCGGTCCTGGCGGTCCGGGTGGCCCGGGCGGGCCTGGAAGAGGCCGCGGGCCGTTCTAG
- a CDS encoding DUF5788 family protein, translating to MQEYQRKQLLERVEREGATVGAAIPEEIDVQGEPIDLRSFVFEIKRRETVPPGERERVERAKRNLRRERRQRRRRLESGSISYEDGERLAEAIVGIDRALEGLESLEPSDIESEKQAKEAADRKRWMTFLKQALGRDETGGAGPRAGSGGGRDSQGGKR from the coding sequence GTGCAAGAGTACCAGCGCAAACAACTGCTCGAACGCGTCGAGCGCGAGGGGGCGACGGTCGGGGCCGCCATCCCCGAGGAGATCGACGTGCAGGGGGAACCGATCGACCTCCGATCGTTCGTCTTCGAGATCAAGCGCCGGGAGACGGTCCCGCCCGGCGAGCGCGAGCGCGTCGAACGGGCCAAACGTAATCTCCGGCGCGAGCGCCGACAGCGCCGTCGCCGCCTCGAATCCGGATCGATCTCCTACGAGGACGGCGAGCGACTCGCGGAGGCGATCGTCGGGATCGACCGCGCGCTGGAAGGGCTTGAGTCGCTGGAGCCGTCCGACATCGAGAGCGAAAAGCAGGCAAAGGAGGCGGCCGATCGGAAGCGATGGATGACGTTTCTCAAACAGGCGCTGGGCCGCGACGAGACGGGCGGCGCCGGACCGCGCGCTGGGTCGGGCGGCGGCCGCGATTCGCAGGGAGGGAAACGATGA
- the polX gene encoding DNA polymerase/3'-5' exonuclease PolX: MTRNDAVADLLAEMADRLEAMDVEYKPRAYRRAAENVREHPEPIERLAGEGTEAVGGIDGVGDAIASKIVEYVETGSIGELEELRDELPVEIDALTGVEGVGPKTVGTLYEALGVRTLDDLEDAAEAGAIQDVKGFGAKTEQNILEGIEFAREAHERQLLGEAVPLGESARSYLADRPSVEAVEIAGSLRRWKPTIGDVDVLVGSDDGERVVEAFTDWGEAETVLEAGETKASLRVGSVRVDLRVVAPEEFGSALQYFTGSRDHNVALRNRAIERELKMNEYGVFDVSAVADPDAGQRVGERVAGETEQSMYAALDLPLVPPELREGRGEIEAAAAGELPELLEEEEVRGDLHVHTDWSDGENTIAEMIEGAAAFGHEYVAITDHATGPGMVGGVGLDDATLREQIDEIRTAAAEADIEVFAGVEANIGEDGSISVAEDVLAELDLVVASPHAALSGDGTDRLIAAAEHPQVDIIGHPTGRFLNRRPGLNIEYDRLAAAAAEAGTALEVNANPRRLDLGGQAVRAAIEAGATIVIDTDAHRPASYEYMRYGVHTARRGWAEAGDALNTRGPGAIRRFLD; encoded by the coding sequence ATGACCCGCAACGACGCCGTCGCGGACCTGCTGGCGGAGATGGCAGATCGGCTCGAGGCGATGGACGTCGAGTACAAGCCCCGGGCCTATCGGCGGGCGGCCGAGAACGTCCGCGAACACCCCGAACCGATCGAGCGACTCGCTGGCGAGGGCACCGAGGCCGTCGGGGGGATCGACGGCGTGGGCGACGCCATCGCGTCGAAGATCGTCGAGTACGTCGAGACCGGGTCGATCGGCGAACTCGAAGAACTGCGTGATGAACTGCCGGTCGAGATCGACGCGCTGACCGGCGTCGAGGGGGTCGGCCCGAAGACCGTCGGGACGCTCTACGAGGCGCTGGGGGTCCGGACGCTCGACGATCTGGAGGACGCCGCCGAGGCCGGAGCAATACAGGATGTCAAGGGCTTCGGTGCCAAGACCGAGCAAAATATCCTCGAGGGCATCGAATTCGCCAGAGAGGCCCACGAGCGACAGTTGCTGGGCGAGGCGGTCCCGCTCGGGGAGTCCGCGCGGTCGTATCTGGCTGACCGGCCGTCGGTCGAAGCCGTCGAGATCGCGGGCTCGCTGCGGCGCTGGAAGCCGACGATCGGCGACGTCGACGTGCTGGTCGGCAGCGACGACGGCGAGCGCGTCGTCGAGGCGTTCACCGACTGGGGCGAGGCCGAGACGGTGCTCGAAGCCGGCGAGACGAAAGCCAGCCTCCGGGTCGGATCGGTTCGGGTCGATCTGCGTGTCGTCGCTCCGGAGGAGTTCGGGTCCGCGCTCCAGTATTTCACCGGCAGCCGCGACCACAACGTCGCGCTGCGCAACCGGGCGATCGAGCGCGAGTTGAAGATGAACGAGTACGGCGTCTTCGACGTGTCGGCGGTTGCGGATCCCGACGCCGGCCAGCGCGTCGGCGAGCGGGTCGCCGGCGAGACCGAGCAGTCGATGTACGCGGCGCTTGATCTCCCGCTCGTCCCGCCGGAGTTGCGGGAGGGGCGCGGCGAGATCGAAGCGGCCGCGGCCGGCGAGTTGCCCGAGCTGCTCGAGGAAGAGGAGGTGCGTGGCGACCTGCACGTCCACACCGACTGGTCGGACGGCGAAAACACGATCGCGGAGATGATCGAGGGCGCGGCGGCGTTCGGCCACGAGTACGTCGCGATCACCGACCACGCCACCGGGCCGGGGATGGTCGGCGGCGTCGGGCTCGACGACGCGACGCTGCGCGAGCAGATCGACGAGATCCGGACGGCAGCAGCGGAGGCCGACATCGAGGTCTTCGCGGGCGTCGAAGCAAACATCGGCGAGGACGGTTCGATCTCGGTCGCCGAGGACGTGCTCGCCGAGCTGGATCTCGTCGTCGCTTCGCCCCACGCGGCCCTCTCCGGCGACGGGACGGACCGGCTGATCGCCGCCGCCGAGCACCCGCAGGTCGATATCATCGGCCATCCGACCGGGCGGTTTCTCAACCGTCGCCCGGGGCTGAATATCGAATACGATCGGCTGGCCGCAGCAGCGGCCGAGGCGGGGACGGCACTCGAGGTCAACGCCAATCCGCGGCGACTCGATCTCGGCGGACAGGCGGTTCGTGCGGCGATCGAGGCCGGCGCGACGATCGTGATCGACACGGACGCCCACCGGCCGGCCAGTTACGAGTACATGCGCTATGGGGTGCATACCGCCCGCCGGGGCTGGGCCGAAGCAGGCGACGCGCTCAACACGCGAGGCCCGGGCGCGATCCGGAGGTTCCTGGACTGA
- a CDS encoding Mut7-C RNAse domain-containing protein yields the protein MSGDERQPALLLDTMLGKLGTYLRMCGYDAAYALNRGVEDDDEIVALAQTEGRTVVTRDVSLARQAPEAVLIESRDTVDQLREFRDAGFDLELEAEPSRCGACNAPLTRVAPEEPTPDYAPEPDYEAVWRCRECGQHFWRGSHWDDVEETLSKL from the coding sequence ATGTCGGGCGACGAACGGCAGCCGGCGCTGTTGCTGGACACGATGCTCGGCAAGCTCGGGACGTACCTGCGGATGTGTGGCTACGACGCTGCCTACGCGCTGAACCGGGGCGTCGAGGACGACGACGAGATCGTCGCCCTCGCGCAGACGGAGGGGCGCACAGTCGTGACCAGAGACGTTTCCCTCGCCAGACAGGCACCCGAGGCGGTGCTGATCGAATCCCGGGACACGGTCGATCAGTTGCGCGAGTTCCGCGACGCCGGCTTCGACCTCGAACTCGAGGCCGAACCCTCGCGTTGCGGTGCCTGCAACGCGCCGCTGACCCGGGTCGCGCCGGAGGAGCCGACGCCGGACTACGCGCCCGAACCCGACTACGAGGCCGTCTGGCGCTGCCGGGAGTGTGGCCAGCACTTCTGGCGCGGGAGCCACTGGGACGACGTCGAAGAGACGCTCTCGAAGCTGTAA
- a CDS encoding DUF5797 family protein, whose product MTLEETAKRRLADVVALAPTKNSELQDRWELDSGSEVHQYLESELKDYYYRNEDSLICATPEGRRIVEEAGLVEGTDDDQHITVPPIQARVLEVIAGPDEATQSVVSVYHALEDAGHDDYEVEDVRSALHSLVEKGVLERVRKTVPTFRLAVERSELAVDELE is encoded by the coding sequence ATGACGCTCGAGGAGACGGCGAAGCGACGCCTGGCGGACGTCGTTGCGCTCGCGCCGACGAAGAACAGCGAACTCCAGGACCGGTGGGAACTGGACAGCGGGAGCGAGGTCCACCAGTACCTCGAATCGGAGCTCAAAGACTACTACTACCGCAACGAGGACAGCCTGATCTGTGCGACGCCAGAAGGCCGCCGGATCGTCGAGGAGGCGGGGCTCGTCGAGGGGACCGACGACGACCAGCACATCACTGTGCCCCCGATTCAGGCGAGGGTTCTCGAGGTGATCGCCGGCCCCGACGAGGCGACCCAGAGCGTCGTGTCGGTCTATCACGCGCTCGAAGACGCGGGCCACGACGACTACGAGGTCGAGGACGTCCGGTCGGCGCTGCACAGCCTCGTCGAGAAGGGCGTGCTCGAACGCGTCCGCAAGACCGTCCCGACGTTCCGGCTCGCCGTCGAGCGATCGGAACTCGCCGTCGACGAACTCGAGTGA